The sequence TAGCCAGGCTGGTGCTGAAATTATCAGCATGAGCTTAGGTGGCGGTGGTGCTAACAGCACCGAAGAAAATGCCTTCAATGCCTTTACCGATGCCGGTGGCCTGGTGGTTGCAGCGGCCGGTAACGACGGCAATACAACCCGCTCCTATCCTGCCGGTTACTCTTCGGTAATGATGATCGGTGCTAACGACGCAGACAACAATATTGCGGACTTCTCTCAATACCCCAGTTGCAGCAGTGGACGAGGAAAGAATGCCACAACAGATGAAACTATCTGTGTTGAAGTCACAGCCGGTGGTGTGAATACCCTTTCAACTTATCCCTCAGGTGGTGCTTCAATTGCCAGCATGAGTGCCGATAATGTTGCCTATGCGACTTCGGCGATGGAAAACACCGGTTACGCCAGTGCCGGTGCCTATTTTATGGGTACGGCCGAGTCCACTGATGCCGGTGCCAATGGCATGGTCTGTATGATTGACCGGGGTGTTATCAGTTTCCATGACAAAGTGGCGAACTGTGAGAACTCGGGTGGTGTCGGTGCGATTATTATCAACAATGAACCGGGTATGCTGTACGGCACACTGGGTGATACCAACAGCACCAGTATTCCGGCTGTAGGCGCTGCTCAGGAAGACAGAAGCGCGCTACTGTCTGCCTCTGCCGCTGAGATCAATATCTCAGTCAGTGACTATGGCTATATGAGCGGCACGTCTATGGCTACGCCAGGCGTATCGGGAATGGCAGCACTGGTATGGTCTAATCATCCTCAGTGTACAGGAACTGAAATCCGTGAAGCACTTAAGGCAACCGCAATGGATGCCGGTGCCGCAGGTAAAGATGAGTTCTTTGGCTATGGTATTGTTAATGCTTTGGATGCCCATAACTATCTGACTGCCAACGGTTGTGCCGGTGGCAATGATGGTGGTGACGGTGGAGATGGCGGTGACGGCGGTACTGCTGATATCCAGTTAGGCGCATCCGGATATAAAGTTAAGGGCACGCACTATATCGATCTGAGCTGGTCTGGTGCAGGCAGCACCAATGTGGATATCTTCCGCAATGGTGCACAACTTACCACCACTTCCAACAGTGGTAGTTTTACTGATGCAACCGGCAATAAAGGTGGCGCGGTATACGACTATCAGATCTGTGAAGCCGGAACCACAGTTTGTTCTGAGATAATCACGGTAGTCTTCTAGATTTCCCTGTGACGACCTGAAAGCGGGCTCAGGCCCGCTTTTTTTGTGTTTTGATTAAACCAGGAGTAAAGAATACTTTGCTCTGATGTTAAAAAATATCAGCCAAACCGCTTTGTTATAGAATAATATTCGGTATAACCTGCATTAAATCATCACATGTACGGGTTGTTTTAATGTATACCAAAGAGCAAATTGATCAGGCCAAGATCCTCTCTCCGCGCCGCAACACCTCAGAATCTTCAAGTATGGAGGCTTTAGCCGCTGAGCAGCTGAAGCACTTTGGTATTGATGCACGGACGGATTATGGTAAGGCGTTATACGATACGGCCTTGCACTTATATCAGGCGCAGGTCGATGTCAGTCAGCTTTGGGCGGTGACCACAAAAACCCTGAATAGCCTCAGTCATGAAGACAAGATTGCCCGCTTTAATGCGAAAAAGTTTCTGTCGTTCCAGTTGGCGAAGATTCTGGATACGCTGCAGAATCCGTTCAGGGCAGTGCATCAGAGTCTGCACAAACAACATGGTTCACATCTGGTCAAGAGCCACTATCCCCTATTTGATAATGTGACGGCGCTGTTTTCGGCCACACCGGTGATCGTGCGCACTGCCACCTATGTGTATGCCTGTACCGAATGGATAGATGATGCGTTTCAGGGTAAGGAATTTACCCATCAGATCTATTCAAGATTGCTTAACCCTACTGCCATTTCTCTGGCAAATGCCATCGTCGACCTGGAGGCCGGCAAGTATTCAGCCGACTACCTGGCCTGGAATTTCAACTCGGGAATGGCGGCCATCGATGGCGTGCTGTCCAATGTACTCAGCCATGGTGATGTACTGGTGGTGTCACGTAACGTCTACGGTGGTGTGTTCCAGTTGTTGCAGGATTATTTTGCCCGCAGTAACCGTATGGATATCCAGCTTGAGTGGTTTGACGGTTACGATGAACAGAGCTTCAGCGAGTTTTTAGCCAGGGTTAAACAACGTCATGCACAGCGTCTGAATCAGGGCAGTGAGCTGCATGTTTATATTGAGTCACCCTGTAACCCTCATGGTTATGTACTGGATGTACCCGGCATTTGTCGTATAGCTCATGAAGAGAATCATCTGGTGATGCTGGATGCCACCCTGGCAACGCCGATTTTGAGCCAGCCCCTGCAACGTGAAGATAAGGCAGAGCGGCCCGATTACGTGATCCACAGCTATACCAAAGATATCTGTGGCAGCGGAGCCACCACAGCCGGTGTTGTGATTGGCGAGACCTGGCGTATGTTCCAGCCCAAAGGCGATAAGGCGAACGGGCTGGACTGGTCAAAGACCATGTTCTGGGATGTGTTCTATATTAAAGGCGCGTTTCTGGATTCTGAGAAGGCCTTCGATGTGCTCAACGGTATGAAAACCCTTGAGCAGAGGGTGATGAATAAAGTCATCAATACTCAGGTTCTGACCCGGGTGCTGGCGGCTCATCCTGATTTTAACGTTAACAGTCATGCGCTGCCCGAACATACTAATGCAGGCCTTCGTGAGAAGCAGCACCGTCATGGCTGGCCATGTGCGCTGTTTACGGTGGATATGGAAAATGCGGCGCTGGACAGAGATACGTTTGTGCGTTTCTTCGATGCCCTGGAGCCGGGTTTCAGTCATCAGGTTTCTATCGGTCAGAACAATACTATTATTTTGTGCCCGGCACTGACCTCTCACTCTGAGCTGTCTGAGAAGGACCAGCATGCGGCCGGTATCTATCTGACCACTATGCGGATTGCAGTGGGCACCGAGAGTATTAAAGAGCTGATTGCGCACTTTATCCACTCAGCCAGAATGCATATCGATCCGATACGTCCGGGCTTCAGTGATAAGTTTATGGCCGGGGAAGAGATTGATGCCCTGTATTTACAGATCAGCACCGAAGTGTGCCGCCAGCACTATGGCTCCAGCGCAAGTATGGTAGACCTTCTGGCAGAGTAAAAGTAATCCGGATGGATGGGTATCAGGTATTTATCCTTGTTGCCGATACAGGGGCAGCAGTTATAACGGAAAAGACTTATGCATGAAGTAAAACTGGAAATTAAGTTTGATGCCCCTGTTGAAGCTCTGTATCAAGCCTGGTACAAGCCAGAGCTGTTATTGCAGTGGTTTGCCCCCGGTGAGATGATCCTGACCCAGGCCATGTCCAGCTTTAGCGTGGGTGGTAAGTACCGCATGGTAATGCAGGATCCCGATTACCAGCAGTATCTGATCACCGGCGAATACCTTCAAATTGAGGAAAACCGGTATCTGGTGTTTACCTGGCAGGTAGATGAACAAGAGCCTGTCAGTCAGGTTCGGCTGACATTTGAACGCTTAAATGACTCAACCTCATCCCTGACTCTGGTGCATAGTGAACTTCCTGATCAGGCGATGCAGGAGCATTATCAGGCACACTGGATTGCCAGCCTGGAGAAGCTTTCCCTACTTACCCTCTGAGGTTGTCAGTACGAACTTCGGCATGGTGTCACTGAGTCTGAAGTCATACACCAGTGCCGTCTCGACATGGCTGACTTCATTGCGGGCGGTAATGGTGTTGAACACAAAGTCTCTCAGATGCTGTGTATCCACTACGGTAACGTGAATCAGCAGGTCATTTTCACCGCCCAGATGATAGAGGCTGAGTACTTCAGAGGCCGGTTGTACCGCCTGCATAAAGTTCTCGACAGTTTCTCTGTTGTGGTTGGAGAGGCGCACAGCGATCATCGCCTGAATATGGGCGCCAAGAGCGTTCATATTGAGTTTCAGGGTACTGCCCTGGATCACCCCATCGTTCTGTAGTCGTTTTACGCGCTCCAGGCAGGAAGAGGGCGCCAGCCCCACCAGCTTTGCGAGGTCTTTATTTGACAGACGGGCATCCCTGAAAAGGTTCGCCAGTATTTGCAGATCCGTGTTATCCAACGCACGCATGCAATGTTTCCTTTCCTGTTAGTTCATTGCCAACATGATACGTCTGTTGGTGTCCAGGTAGCCCATATACTCCTGTGCAATAGCAGCGAATTTCACTTTTTCACTGCTGGCAATAGGCTCAGCCTTTGGCAGTTCTACTGTGCGGGGATTGCGGTGGGTACCGTTGACCAGAAATTCGTAATGCAGATGGGGCCCTGAAGCCAGACCTGTGGCACCAACATAGCCTATGATCTGGCCCTGCTTAACGCTTTGCCCTTTTTTAACCGCCCGCCTGGTGAAGTGCAGGTATTTGGTGGTGTATTTCTCGCCATGCTGGATAAAGACATAATTACCATTGTAGCGATTATACGATGCGGCAATTACCTTACCATCACCCGCAGCCATAACCGGAGTGCCTGTGCTGGCCGCGTAATCAATACCATTATGTGGGCGCACACTTTTTAAAACCGGATGCAGACGTTTGGGGTTGAAACTGGAACTGATGTATTTGAAGTTCACCGGCGCACGTAAAAAGCTTTTGCGCATGCTTCTGCCTTCAGGGGTATAGTAGTTGCCGTCTTCGTAGCGTATTGCTTTAAAGGTTTCACCGCGATTCGTGAACTCTGCGGCAAGGATCCGGCCTTTGCCGATGAATTCACCATCAATATATTCTTCTTCAAAGACCAGATTGAAATTGTCACCGGCGCGCAGTTCCAGCGCAAAGTCAATATCCCAGCCAAAGATGCCGGCCAGGTTCATAATCTGTGCTTCACTTAAGCCTGCGGCGACACCGGCATGCCAGAAGCTGCTGTTAATCGTGCCACTGGCATAACCAAGGCGGGTGTCAACCGGGCGTGATTCGATACGACTGATAATTTCATTGTCGTCATTTTTGTCGATTCGCACTGACTCAGTGGGGGAGTAGGCATAGCTAAGAGCTAGAAATCGGCCCTGGTCATCTTTCGCCAGTTGCAATTCGTCACCAGGCATCATTTTCAGAAGTTTCTTTGCTGCCTTGCCAGCCCGGCTTACCTGATAGGTTTCCTGTGGTGTCAGACCGGCGCGATCAAATATTCTGGCCAGATTGTCACCCCGTTTGACCTGATATTTGGACCAGCTCGGGCCCTCTTCACGGGCTATGCTGAGGCCAGTGTCATCCAGTTGCAATTCCAGCGGATAACGCTTACCGGGTTCCAGCTCTGCGGTATGACGGGACGCGCTTGCCTGCTCCGATGGAACAACGGACAGCACTATACCAACCAGCGCCAATGATAGTATCAACAGCTTATGGGGTTTTGGCAGTTGTTTTATGGTTTGTTTTACCACCTACAGCAACCTCTCAGATGACGGCTCACACAACAAAACTATCTGACAGAATAACAGAACAATAGTTCTGAATAATGTCAGGTTGCAGAATATCTGCTTCTGCGCAGAATTTCTACTCCCGCGCCGGTGCATAGGTATACATTAACAGTCTCAATGTGGCCAGGTGTCTGCATAAGTTGCGCCGGGGTGGTTGTCAGATGGCTGATCATAAATTGTGTGTCGGGATGCGACAGGATAGAATGGCCGACTTATTTTTAGCGGGTAGTGAAGAGAAATACAGATGAATGACTGGCAAAGTGCACTGGCAGAAATCAAGCGGGGGGCAGAAGAAATCCTGATTGAAGAGGAACTGGCAGAAAAGCTCAGACTGGGCAGGCCTTTGCAAATCAAGGCGGGCTTCGACCCCACCGCGCCGGATCTGCATTTGGGACACACTGTACTTATCAATAAGCTGCGTGCATTTCAGCAACTCGGCCACGAAGTAACCTTTCTGATTGGTGATTTCACCGGCATGATTGGTGACCCCACAGGTAAGAATGTTACCCGTAAACCTCTGACCCGGGAAGAAGTGCTGGCCAATGCTGAAACCTATAAACAACAGGTCTTTAAGATTCTTGATCCACAGAAAACCCGCATTCGCTTTAACTCTGAATGGATGAACGAAGTGGGCGCCGCGGGCATGATTAAGCTGGCGGCCCGTCAGACCGTGGCCAGAATGCTGGAGCGGGATGACTTCAAAAAGCGCTATGCCAGCGGTCAGCCTATTGCTATCCATGAATTTCTCTATCCTTTGGTACAGGGCTGGGATTCTGTAGCCCTGCAAGCCGATGTCGAGCTGGGCGGTACAGACCAGCGCTTTAATCTTTTGATGGGCCGTGAGCTGCAAAAAGACGAAGGACAAACGCCACAGACAGTACTGATGATGCCTCTGCTCGAAGGTCTTGATGGTGTGCAGAAGATGTCTAAATCTCTGGGCAATTATATCGGCATCACAGATAACCCCACCGAGATGTTCGGCAAGATCATGTCAATATCTGATGAACTGATGTGGCGCTACTATGATTTGCTCAGCTTCAGGCCGGTTGAGGACATCGCAGAACTTAAACAGCAGGTGGCACAAGGCGCAAATCCCAGAGATATCAAAATTCAGCTCGCCAAAGAGATTATTGAGCGCTTCCATGATGCGCAGGCCGCTGAAGCGGCTCATGCTGACTTTACCCGGCGTTTCTCGAAAAACGCCATACCTGATGAGATGCCAGAATTGGATATTGTCATGCCGCAAGAGGGTATCGCCATCGGCAACCTGCTCAAACAGGCGGATTTGGTTGGCTCTACTTCGGAAGCGGTGCGCATGATCAAGCAAAGTGCGGTAAAGATAGATGGTGAAAAAGTCTCCGACACCAAACTGGTGTTGACGGAGAAAGGACAGGCGGTCTATCAGGTGGGTAAGCGAAAATTTGCCCGCATAAGCCTTTGCTGATAACGCTATAAGTTGTTACCTCCGCCATAATTGGCGGAGGTATAATTTTTTGTTTATGTAACTGCCTGAGTTTATATTCAGTGACAACTGTTCTGAACAGTGTTCATTTTTCCGGTCTTAATAAAATCCTCGTGATCCTCAAAAACTCCTTGTGAAATCGGCAATCAAGGTGTATTTTTTTCATGCTGTTCCCGTTTTGTAGTAGGGATAAATTCGGATAAACAAGGAGTTGGGATATGCGACGCTCGCCTTTGGCTTGTCTCAAGCCGCTTTTCGTTTTGTCTGGGATCTTATTGTCGGCTTCTGCTTTAGCCGAGGATGAGGATGATGCGCTTGCCAAAGCGCAGGCTCAGATGAATGCGGAAGTCATGTCAAAACCCTTTCTGGCTGAGAAGCCGGAAGAGGTAGATAAGTATATTGAAAGTATGCTTAAGCAAAATGTCAAACCCAAGGAGTATCAGGGGCAACACTGGCGCCCTGGTTACACCTGCCGGGATTTACTTCGTTATAACTGGACTGAATACAGAAATTGTCGCTATTACTACCGCTACTATGGCCGGTATTACTAGAACGTCAGTTTTGAAAATGTAAGATGTTGATAATTAGGGTATTAAAATGAAAAAATGGATGCACACCTTCAAAATTTTTATGCTTGGGATGGTCATGTTGGGGCTGACAGGTTGTGCTGCCATGCACACCTCCATTGCCAAGAAAGATCTGGATGTTCAGACTAAACTGAGCACCTCTATTTTTGTTGACCCTGTGCCTAAAGAGAAACGTAAAATTTATCTTGAGGTCAGAAGTGCGGTGATGGAATTTGATCGCAATGCGTTCCGGACTGCGCTGCATAATCAGATTGGTCAGAGCGGTAATGGATACACTTTTACCGAGGATCCTGAAGAGGCACAGTACACTATGAGTGTATTTGTGCGTCAGTTGGAAAAGGCCTCTCCTTCCGCGGCAGAGAATGCCCTGCGTAGTGGTTATGAGGGAGTAGCTGTGGGAGCCGCGGCCTCTTATGCTACTGGCGGCAGTTATCGTGGTGCAGCAGCAGCTGGGCTGGTTGGTGGTCTGGTGTCTACTGCAGCGAATGCGTTTGTTAAAGATGTCACTTATCTGCTGGTGGCAGATATTCAGATTCAGGAGCGGGCTAAGAAAGGTGTGATTGTCAGAAAGGATTCCAAAGTGAATGCGAAAATCTCTGATGATGGCGCCACCACCACAACCTATTCTGAAGCCAGTAATCTGAAAGAATACCGGACTCGCGTAGTGACAACGGCTAACAAGGCAAATCTTGAGCTGGCAGAAGCGCAGCCGATGATGTTTGATAAGACGGCCTACGCGATGGCGTCTTTCTTCTGATCCTGAGCTGGGTTAAAAAAACCGGTGCCCTGAGCACCGGTTTTTTATGCGCTATAGCTTTTAAAACTCCCGCTTCTGAAGCTACTCAAACACCCTTCAGGCGTTTCGGTGTATCAGGCCTTCAGTATTATTACCCAAAAAGACTGGTATTGTCTTTTAACCTGCCCCAGTGATAAAAGGCCCACAGGCCCAGGCGTCTTGCACTTGCCAGTGGAAACTTTGGTAAGGGTGAATCAAAAAAGGGTAGATCAGGCAGGCTGTGATCACCTGCCACCAACTGCGCCAGTCGTTTGCCCGCCTGAGTGGAAAAGGATACGCCGGAGCCACAATAGCCCATGCTGTAATACACTGAGCCGGTATCGTCCGCCTTGCAGATACGCGGGTAATCATCCAGCGAGACACTGACCCAGCCACTCCAGAAATGCTCAGCTTGCAAGCCCTTCAATTGTGGGAAGCTCTGTAACAGTGCATTCAGCAGCCGTTGCCGATAAACAAGGTGTCCGGCGTCTTTACCGCGAATGGCTCCGCGGCCACCAAACAGAATACGATTGTCAGGCAGCAACCGGTAATAGTACTTGAGTGCCCGGGTGTCCATCACCATCAGGCCGGGTTTAAGGCCACAGGCCTCAAGCTGCTGTTCAGTCAGAGGCTCGGTGACAATCACACTGGAGAGTACCGGAAAGTGGCGATTATCCACTGCGCCGTTAAACTGTCGCGGCGTGTAGCCATTGGTGGCGATTACCACCCTGTCGGCTTTAATTGTGCCGCCTGGTGTGGTCAGTAAATGTTTACCTTGTTGGTTTTGCCATTGCCTGACCGGAGAATGAGAACAAAGGCTCACTCCCTGAGCTTCAGCCAGGCTGGCATAGCCCATCGCCAGTTTTAACGGCTGTACGCCAAAACAATAGGGAAACAACAGGGCACCATAAGCTTCCTGGCTATGCAGGTACTGTTGTTGCAATGTGCGGGCATGAATAAAGTGAACCGGATCCTGAAATTGCTTTTGCAATAACTCCGCCTGTTGCTCAAGGCCATTGACCAGAGAGGCCTTGTGCGCAACTTTCAGGTATCCGCCGGTGCTTTTATCGCAATCAATATTGCCTTGTTCGATCAGCTCGCTGACAGTATTGATGCCTGCTCGATACTCGGCATAGATCCGGGCGGCAGTCTGCTCGCCCCATTTTTTCTGAATCTGCGGCCAGGAAAGTCGCCCCGTGCCATTCAGCACAAACCCTGCATTGCGGCCACTGCAGCCCCAGCCAATCTGATTCGCTTCCAATACTATCGATGGGATGTTGTGTTCTATAGCCAGATGGTAAGCACAGGACAAACCTGTGTATCCGGCGCCGATAATGGCCACAGGTGTGTTGATATGTCCTTCAAGCGGATTGGGCGCCGGCGCCTGTATTTCCGACGCCCAGTAGCTTTGTGGATAGGGTTCGCCGATACCCGGTGAAGACGAGGTCAGGGGATCATACATGGCGGCGGTCAGTCAAAGCGCAGTAACATCTCTGCAGCGACACAGTCACAGCCTGTGTCGCAAACCGGGCAGTCATAACCGTCATTGATGACATTTTCCAGCCATTTACCCGGATGCTCTTTGACCAGTTCTCCACCACACTTTGAGAAGTATTTAAAGGCGCTGTTGCCGGGACTGGCCATCCAGATATGAGCCAGGCCACCACGGGCACCCTGTTTCCCGGCATTTTGTACCGATAGCTTAAGCATTTTCGAGCCGATGCCGTAAGCCCGGTAGTCAGCATCTACGGTGTTGCATTTGAAATAACACACTTCGGTGGCAGGAATGGGCCATAACTCAGGTGAACACCATTTATCCGGCTGCCAGTTTCCGGCCGCCAGGGTCAGACGAAAACCTACCAGTTTGTCACCGTCCAGAGCTACCCAACTGGCGTTTATCTGATTAGTAAAACCTGCGTGCCAGTATGCTTCCAGCGCCGCAGGGTCCATATAATTATCGCCATGCACGGTGTTGGCGAGGAGCAAGAGACGTTCAAAGTGTTCGGGCTGTAATTCCCGATAATCAATATTTTTCATTTTTTGTCTGTAGTTATTTGGTTTTTTTGACCTGAATATTAACGCTGTCCAGATGCACATCAAGGGCTTCTACTGAAATGCGGATTTCCAGCACAGACAGCCACAAAGACCATAGCAATAGCACCAGGCTGCCGGCGAAGATCCAACTGCCGACACTCTGGTATTGCAGATAGATGGCAAGCATGGACAGTACGCACAGAAAGAAACTGGCGGCGCCGCCTTCCTGCATACGTTTAATCAGTTGAATGCGTTTACGCAGGTTAGTGACTTGTTTATGGGTGCTGTCACTGTCATCTTTAAAGTTACGGATAATGGAGGCCAGAGTCACAAATCTGTTGGTATAAGCCAGCAGCAGCAAGGAAATCGCTGGAAACAGCATAGCCGGGGTAGTCAGGGTAATATCCATAGTTTAAGAGGAGCAGGAAGGAAGGTTTTCTAACAGACCCAGCGCCGCGGCTTCGGCTTCCTGCACTGAAGGATAAATGCGTTCATCTATTGCGCTGTCAATGCCGCACTGGTGACGAATTTTTGCCAGTTGGGCAATCCCCATTGCAGAGCTGATGCAGTAGGCGTCGCCGACACAGCCGGATTTTAATGCCCCTTCGTATGCCTGACGCAAGTACTCAGCGGCCTCCGGAATTGAGGCCTGGTACTCAGTACAATCTGCTATGTAGGCCCAGGGCTGAGGAGCGATTTTAGCTGCCAGTTTCAGCAAGTCATTCTTATAGTGGCGGGCCAGGCCCGAGCCGAGCGCGCCGACGAAGGTTGCCTTGACCACTTTGCCGTGCCGGTGGTTATGACATTGCAGTTTGTAGCTGCCATATTTATCTTTTCTGCTCACCGGTTCAGTCATGGCTGATGTCGAATCCTTTTTCTGTCCAGCCAGGCATATCGCCTTGCATCAAAAACAGATTGTCATAACCCATGCTTTCCAGTTCTGTGGCCGCTAATCCGGCTCTGCGACCAGTGCGGCAATAAAGCACCACAGGTGCGTCTTTGTCTTGCGGTAAGGATGATATTTTAGCCTGAATGCTGTCATGGGGAATATTTACCGCGCCGGGTACATGGCCTTCGGCATACTCCTCACTACTGCGTACATCGAGGATATGAAAATTTTCAGCGTTGTGCTTTACCTGTTCTGGTGTCAGTTGCTCAGGGGCGGTGGTTTGCTCAGGAGGCAGGGCCCAACCAGGGGAAGCCAGCAATAGCAGCAGGGAAAACAATAAGAATTTCATAACCTGTAAGGCCTTATTCTGTCTGATGCTTTGATGGTACGTCTACCGGGCTGTTGAGTAAATAGGTAGCGCCTAAACATAGGAGTAAATGACCGATCCAAGTGGATTTAAAGGTCTTTTGCAACGCGATTGTTGGTTAAACCTGTTATTTGCTCTGTGTTCAGCTATTAGAAAAAGACCGCCATCAAGGCGGTCTAAATCAGATGCAGACTCATCCACAGTTACATCAGTATCTGTAACTGTCGTCTTTGTAAGGGCCCTCTACAGGCACATGAATGTAATCGGCCTGCTGTTGAGTCATTTTAGTCACCACACCACCAAAGCCCTGCACCATATAACGGGCCACTTCTTCATCCAGTTGCTTAGGCAAGACCTCAACCCGCATGGCATTGTTCTTTTCAGCGTCACTCATACTGGCGAAGCCCTGTTTAAACAGGTGAAGCTGAGCCATAACCTGGTTCGCAAAGGAGCCGTCCATGATCCGTGATGGGTGACCTGTGGCATTACCCAGGTTCACCAGCCGACCCTCTGACAATAACAGCAGATTGTCATGGGGATCATCGCTGCGCAGAATCTTGTGTACCTGAGGTTTAATCTCATCCCATTGCCAGTTTTTACGCATAAAGGCGGTATCGATTTCATTATCGAAGTGGCCAATGTTGCACACCACGGCGCCAGCTTTGAGGCTTTGCAGCATGCTGGCATCACAGACATTCACATTGCCTGTGGTCGTTACCAGCAGGTCAGTGCTTTGTAACAGGGGCTT comes from Lacimicrobium alkaliphilum and encodes:
- a CDS encoding NAD(P)/FAD-dependent oxidoreductase, with product MYDPLTSSSPGIGEPYPQSYWASEIQAPAPNPLEGHINTPVAIIGAGYTGLSCAYHLAIEHNIPSIVLEANQIGWGCSGRNAGFVLNGTGRLSWPQIQKKWGEQTAARIYAEYRAGINTVSELIEQGNIDCDKSTGGYLKVAHKASLVNGLEQQAELLQKQFQDPVHFIHARTLQQQYLHSQEAYGALLFPYCFGVQPLKLAMGYASLAEAQGVSLCSHSPVRQWQNQQGKHLLTTPGGTIKADRVVIATNGYTPRQFNGAVDNRHFPVLSSVIVTEPLTEQQLEACGLKPGLMVMDTRALKYYYRLLPDNRILFGGRGAIRGKDAGHLVYRQRLLNALLQSFPQLKGLQAEHFWSGWVSVSLDDYPRICKADDTGSVYYSMGYCGSGVSFSTQAGKRLAQLVAGDHSLPDLPFFDSPLPKFPLASARRLGLWAFYHWGRLKDNTSLFG
- a CDS encoding S8 family serine peptidase, which produces MALGTASAQAANDRYIIQVDNAGKGIVKALSKQLGGQIEVDSDGFIAVTFAGKSLDQVRGVLNNPHVTLIEEDHIRKPMALFNDDPGNPEVEQLTPYAVYQSQADQVALQLNNAKKVCVIDSGIARETGETGGYNPDFDWNSITGDSDSGTGDWFRDGGPHGTHVAGTIAAADNSYGVVGMAPGNPLHIIKVFNDAGWGYSSDLAHAANKCSQAGAEIISMSLGGGGANSTEENAFNAFTDAGGLVVAAAGNDGNTTRSYPAGYSSVMMIGANDADNNIADFSQYPSCSSGRGKNATTDETICVEVTAGGVNTLSTYPSGGASIASMSADNVAYATSAMENTGYASAGAYFMGTAESTDAGANGMVCMIDRGVISFHDKVANCENSGGVGAIIINNEPGMLYGTLGDTNSTSIPAVGAAQEDRSALLSASAAEINISVSDYGYMSGTSMATPGVSGMAALVWSNHPQCTGTEIREALKATAMDAGAAGKDEFFGYGIVNALDAHNYLTANGCAGGNDGGDGGDGGDGGTADIQLGASGYKVKGTHYIDLSWSGAGSTNVDIFRNGAQLTTTSNSGSFTDATGNKGGAVYDYQICEAGTTVCSEIITVVF
- the tyrS gene encoding tyrosine--tRNA ligase — encoded protein: MNDWQSALAEIKRGAEEILIEEELAEKLRLGRPLQIKAGFDPTAPDLHLGHTVLINKLRAFQQLGHEVTFLIGDFTGMIGDPTGKNVTRKPLTREEVLANAETYKQQVFKILDPQKTRIRFNSEWMNEVGAAGMIKLAARQTVARMLERDDFKKRYASGQPIAIHEFLYPLVQGWDSVALQADVELGGTDQRFNLLMGRELQKDEGQTPQTVLMMPLLEGLDGVQKMSKSLGNYIGITDNPTEMFGKIMSISDELMWRYYDLLSFRPVEDIAELKQQVAQGANPRDIKIQLAKEIIERFHDAQAAEAAHADFTRRFSKNAIPDEMPELDIVMPQEGIAIGNLLKQADLVGSTSEAVRMIKQSAVKIDGEKVSDTKLVLTEKGQAVYQVGKRKFARISLC
- a CDS encoding trans-sulfuration enzyme family protein, which translates into the protein MYTKEQIDQAKILSPRRNTSESSSMEALAAEQLKHFGIDARTDYGKALYDTALHLYQAQVDVSQLWAVTTKTLNSLSHEDKIARFNAKKFLSFQLAKILDTLQNPFRAVHQSLHKQHGSHLVKSHYPLFDNVTALFSATPVIVRTATYVYACTEWIDDAFQGKEFTHQIYSRLLNPTAISLANAIVDLEAGKYSADYLAWNFNSGMAAIDGVLSNVLSHGDVLVVSRNVYGGVFQLLQDYFARSNRMDIQLEWFDGYDEQSFSEFLARVKQRHAQRLNQGSELHVYIESPCNPHGYVLDVPGICRIAHEENHLVMLDATLATPILSQPLQREDKAERPDYVIHSYTKDICGSGATTAGVVIGETWRMFQPKGDKANGLDWSKTMFWDVFYIKGAFLDSEKAFDVLNGMKTLEQRVMNKVINTQVLTRVLAAHPDFNVNSHALPEHTNAGLREKQHRHGWPCALFTVDMENAALDRDTFVRFFDALEPGFSHQVSIGQNNTIILCPALTSHSELSEKDQHAAGIYLTTMRIAVGTESIKELIAHFIHSARMHIDPIRPGFSDKFMAGEEIDALYLQISTEVCRQHYGSSASMVDLLAE
- a CDS encoding Lrp/AsnC family transcriptional regulator produces the protein MRALDNTDLQILANLFRDARLSNKDLAKLVGLAPSSCLERVKRLQNDGVIQGSTLKLNMNALGAHIQAMIAVRLSNHNRETVENFMQAVQPASEVLSLYHLGGENDLLIHVTVVDTQHLRDFVFNTITARNEVSHVETALVYDFRLSDTMPKFVLTTSEGK
- a CDS encoding SRPBCC family protein translates to MHEVKLEIKFDAPVEALYQAWYKPELLLQWFAPGEMILTQAMSSFSVGGKYRMVMQDPDYQQYLITGEYLQIEENRYLVFTWQVDEQEPVSQVRLTFERLNDSTSSLTLVHSELPDQAMQEHYQAHWIASLEKLSLLTL
- a CDS encoding complement resistance protein TraT, producing the protein MKKWMHTFKIFMLGMVMLGLTGCAAMHTSIAKKDLDVQTKLSTSIFVDPVPKEKRKIYLEVRSAVMEFDRNAFRTALHNQIGQSGNGYTFTEDPEEAQYTMSVFVRQLEKASPSAAENALRSGYEGVAVGAAASYATGGSYRGAAAAGLVGGLVSTAANAFVKDVTYLLVADIQIQERAKKGVIVRKDSKVNAKISDDGATTTTYSEASNLKEYRTRVVTTANKANLELAEAQPMMFDKTAYAMASFF
- a CDS encoding peptidoglycan DD-metalloendopeptidase family protein encodes the protein MVKQTIKQLPKPHKLLILSLALVGIVLSVVPSEQASASRHTAELEPGKRYPLELQLDDTGLSIAREEGPSWSKYQVKRGDNLARIFDRAGLTPQETYQVSRAGKAAKKLLKMMPGDELQLAKDDQGRFLALSYAYSPTESVRIDKNDDNEIISRIESRPVDTRLGYASGTINSSFWHAGVAAGLSEAQIMNLAGIFGWDIDFALELRAGDNFNLVFEEEYIDGEFIGKGRILAAEFTNRGETFKAIRYEDGNYYTPEGRSMRKSFLRAPVNFKYISSSFNPKRLHPVLKSVRPHNGIDYAASTGTPVMAAGDGKVIAASYNRYNGNYVFIQHGEKYTTKYLHFTRRAVKKGQSVKQGQIIGYVGATGLASGPHLHYEFLVNGTHRNPRTVELPKAEPIASSEKVKFAAIAQEYMGYLDTNRRIMLAMN